CGCAGGGCCCCGCACCATCCGGTGCGGGGCCCTGCGTGTCGGCGGAGGTAGGGGGATTCGAACCCCCGAGGGCTATTAACCCAACCCGCTTTCCAAGCGAGCGCCATAGGCCACTAGGCGATACCTCCGCCGAGGAGAGTACCGGTCGGCCCGGTGGCCGGTGAAATCGCCTGCCGCACCCTGGGTTTGGGTGCCCGTCACGGGCTCCCCTAGACTTCCGGCAACCCCCCACGCGGCGCCATCTCGCCCAATTCCCCCAGGGCCGGAAGGCAGCAAGGGTAAGTGAGCTCTAGCGGGTGCGTGGGGGGCCTTTCCATGTCCGGCGCCCCGCCCGTGACGCGGCACCTGTCCCTCGCCGCTCCCGCGCATCTCCCGCGCATCTCCCGCGGTGGTCCCGGCCTGTGCGCACTGTGGGTGGGCACGGTTAGGGTTCACGACGTGGAGTCACCGCTCGCGCTCTATCGCCGCTACCGGCCCGAGACCTTCCAGGAGGTCATCGGGCAGGACCACGTGACCGAGCCGTTGCGGGCCGCGCTGGCGGCCAACCGCGTCAACCACGCCTACCTCTTCTCCGGGCCCCGCGGCTGCGGCAAGACCACCTCCGCGCGCATCCTGGCCCGCGCGCTCAACTGCGCTCAGGCGCCGATCGCCGACCCGTGCGGCGAGTGCGACAGCTGCCGCGACCTCGCCCGCGGGGGTCCGGGCTCCATCGACGTGATCGAGATCGACGCGGCCTCCCACGGCGGCGTCGACGACGCCCGCGACCTGCGCGAGAAGGCGTTCTTCGCGCCGGTGCGCGACCGCTACAAGGTCTACATCATCGACGAGGCCCACATGGTCACCACGCAGGGCTTCAACGCCCTGCTCAAGCTCGTCGAGGAGCCGCCGCCCCACCTGCGGTTCATCTTCGCCACGACCGAGCCCGACAAGGTGCTGCCGACCATCCGCTCGCGCACCCACCACTACCCCTTCCGGCTGATCCCGCCGCGCCTGCTGAGCGACTACCTGTCCCAGCTCGCCGCCGAGGAGGGGGTGTCGATCGAGCCCGCCGCGCTGCCGCTCGTCGTGCGCGCCGGCGCCGGGTCGGCCCGCGACACGCTGTCGGTGCTCGACCAGCTGCTGGGCGGGGCCGGTCCGGGCGGGGTGACCCACAAGCTCGCGACCGACCTGCTCGGCTTCACCCCGGACACGCTGCTGGACGAGGTGGTCGAGGCGTTCGCCACCCGCGACGGCGCCGCCGTGTTCTCCGTGGTCGACAAGGTGGTCGAGACCGGGCAGGACCCGCGCCGCTTCACCGAGGACCTGCTTCGCCGGCTGCGCGACCTGGTCATCGTCACCGCCGTGCCCGACGCCCCGGCCACCGGGCTCATCGACGTCCCCGAGGACGCGGGCGAGCGCCTCGTCGCGCAGGCCGCGCGCTTCGGCGCCATCGAGCTCAGCCGGGCCGCCGACATCGTCGCCGCCGGCCTCACCGAGATGCGCGGCGCGACCGCGCCCCGCCTGCTCCTCGAGCTGCTCTGCGCCCGCGTGCTGCTGCCCGGCGCCGACCACACCTCCGACGGCGTGATGGCGCGCCTGGAGCGCCTCGAGCGGCGCATGGACGTCGCGGGTGCCCCGGCGCCGTCCGGCCCGTCCGCCGCCCCGGCGGTCGCGGCTCCCTCGGCTGCCCCGCACCGCCCCGACCAGCCGGCCGCGCCGGCCCAGCCGCCCGCCCAGGCGCCCGCCCAGCCGTCCGCCCAGTCGCCCGCCGAGCCGCCGGCGCAGGCATCTGCTCCGGCGCCGGTCCGCGACGAGGGCCCGCCGCCGCCCCCGCCGATCCCGACCTCGATGCCGAGCTCGGCTCCCGGATCGGTGGACGCGACCCCGGCCGGGCAGGCACCGCCCGTCGTCGCCGAGCCCGCGCCGGTGCCCGCGGCCGGCGCCGGGCCCGACGCCCCGGTCGCCGAGCAGCCGGCCGGACCACGCGGCGGCCTCAGCCTCGTCGACGTACGGCGGCTGTGGCCCGACATCCTCGAGCAGACCAAGAACCGTCGCCGTCTCGCGTGGATGGTGCTCTCGCAGCACGCCCATGTCGTCGACGTCGACGGTGTCCGACTCACCGTCGGCTTCGCCAACGCCGGGGCCCGCGACTCGTTCGTCAACGGCGGCTGCGACGAGATCCTGCGGCAGGCCGCGATCGACGTCGTCGGCATGGACTGGCGCGTCGAGTCGATCGTCGACCCCTCGGGCGCTGCCGCCGAGGCCCCGGTGGTCCGCCAGGCGGCCACCGACTCCCGCCCGTCGTCCGCCCCGGCCCAGGAGGCCCCCAGCGGGCCGCCCGACTGGGTGAGCGGCTCCGCGACACCCGCCAGCCCTGCGGCGCCCGCCGCCCCGCCCCCGGTGTCCGCCGCGCCCGCCCGCGAGGCGCTCGAGGCCGCCCGCTCCGGCAGCCCCGCGGAGCCCGCGGCGCCGGTCCGCTCCGCCGACGACGACGTCGACCCCGACGACCCCGACGCCGACTCCGCGGCCATCGACACCGAGTCGCTGCTCAGCCAGACGCTCGGCGCCCGGCTGATCGAAGAGATCAAGAACGACTGACCGACCACCCGATCCCAGCTCCACCCAACCCTGTGCGGGAGACCAGATGACCCAGAACCCCTTCGACGCCCTCGGCGGCGGCGGCTTCGACATGAACGCCCTGCTCCAGCAGGCGCAGCAGATGCAGCAGCAGCTCGAGGAGGCGCAGGCCGACCTCGCCCGGCAGACCGTCGAGGGCACCGTCGCCGGCGGCGCCGTCACGGTCACCGCCAACGGCGTTGGCGAGCTGGTCGGCGTGACGATCCGCTCCGGTGAGTTCGACGGCAGTGACCCCGACGACCTGTCCGACCTCTCCGACCTCATCGTCGCCGCCTACCGCGACGCGCGGGCCAAGTCCGAGGCGCTCGCCAGCGACTCCCTGGGCCCGCTGACCGAGGGCCTCGGCGGGGGCGGCGGCATGCCCGGCATCCCCGGCCTGGGCTGAGGCGTCCCTCTTGTACGAAGGTGTCGTCCAGGACCTGATCGACGAGCTCGGCCGGCTGCCGGGCGTCGGCCCCAAGAGCGCGCAGCGCATCGCGTTCCACCTGCTCCAGGCCGAGCCCACCGACGTGCGCCGCCTCGCCGACGTGCTGATCGAGGTCAAGGCGCGGGTGAAGTTCTGCTCGACCTGCTTCAACGTCAGCGAGGACGAGCGGTGTCGGATCTGCCGCGACGAGCGGCGCGACCCGAGCGTGCTGTGCGTCGTGGAGGAGTACAAGGACGTCGTGGCGATCGAGCGCACCCGCGAGTTCCGCGGCCGCTACCACGTGCTCGGCGGGGCGATCTCGCCGATCGACGGCATCGGCCCCGACCAGCTCCACGTCAAGGAGCTGATGCCGCGCCTGGCCGACGGCGCGGTCACCGAGGTCATCCTCGCGACCGACCCCAACCTCGAGGGCGAGGCCACCGCCACCTACCTCACGCGCCTCCTCCTGCCGATGGGGTTGCGCGTCACGCGTCTGGCGAGTGGACTGCCAGTGGGCGGCGACCTCGAGTACGCCGACGAGGTGACGCTCGGGCGAGCGTTCGCCGGAAGGAGATCAGCCGAATGACCGAGACCGACGAGATCCGCTTCGGCGAGCAGATCGCCGACTCCGTGGAGAGCTTCCTGCTCTCGCTCCGCGCCATCGCGCGGGAGGGCAACGGGGCCGAGGCCGTGTCGCTGCTGCTCCTCGAGATCAGCCAGGTGCTCCTGGCCGGCGCGCGGATG
The sequence above is drawn from the Nocardioides sp. zg-1228 genome and encodes:
- a CDS encoding DNA polymerase III subunit gamma and tau, which gives rise to MESPLALYRRYRPETFQEVIGQDHVTEPLRAALAANRVNHAYLFSGPRGCGKTTSARILARALNCAQAPIADPCGECDSCRDLARGGPGSIDVIEIDAASHGGVDDARDLREKAFFAPVRDRYKVYIIDEAHMVTTQGFNALLKLVEEPPPHLRFIFATTEPDKVLPTIRSRTHHYPFRLIPPRLLSDYLSQLAAEEGVSIEPAALPLVVRAGAGSARDTLSVLDQLLGGAGPGGVTHKLATDLLGFTPDTLLDEVVEAFATRDGAAVFSVVDKVVETGQDPRRFTEDLLRRLRDLVIVTAVPDAPATGLIDVPEDAGERLVAQAARFGAIELSRAADIVAAGLTEMRGATAPRLLLELLCARVLLPGADHTSDGVMARLERLERRMDVAGAPAPSGPSAAPAVAAPSAAPHRPDQPAAPAQPPAQAPAQPSAQSPAEPPAQASAPAPVRDEGPPPPPPIPTSMPSSAPGSVDATPAGQAPPVVAEPAPVPAAGAGPDAPVAEQPAGPRGGLSLVDVRRLWPDILEQTKNRRRLAWMVLSQHAHVVDVDGVRLTVGFANAGARDSFVNGGCDEILRQAAIDVVGMDWRVESIVDPSGAAAEAPVVRQAATDSRPSSAPAQEAPSGPPDWVSGSATPASPAAPAAPPPVSAAPAREALEAARSGSPAEPAAPVRSADDDVDPDDPDADSAAIDTESLLSQTLGARLIEEIKND
- a CDS encoding YbaB/EbfC family nucleoid-associated protein translates to MTQNPFDALGGGGFDMNALLQQAQQMQQQLEEAQADLARQTVEGTVAGGAVTVTANGVGELVGVTIRSGEFDGSDPDDLSDLSDLIVAAYRDARAKSEALASDSLGPLTEGLGGGGGMPGIPGLG
- the recR gene encoding recombination mediator RecR codes for the protein MYEGVVQDLIDELGRLPGVGPKSAQRIAFHLLQAEPTDVRRLADVLIEVKARVKFCSTCFNVSEDERCRICRDERRDPSVLCVVEEYKDVVAIERTREFRGRYHVLGGAISPIDGIGPDQLHVKELMPRLADGAVTEVILATDPNLEGEATATYLTRLLLPMGLRVTRLASGLPVGGDLEYADEVTLGRAFAGRRSAE